Below is a genomic region from Spirosoma radiotolerans.
CGCCTGGCTTGCTGTTTTTATCCGGTATAAACCCGGTTCTCCTTCACTTTAGCCCGGTTCTACGTCATTAAACCAAACATTTTTCAGCTAAACAATTATTCACAAATGGCTCATATTCAACTTAATAATGATGCGCCGGGTATTCGCAGTCTGGTTATGTACCGGCCCGATACAGGTAAACCTCTCTATGAACTCGCTCAGGCGCTGCTTCGTGCGGGTTCGCCTGACAGTACGCTTTCTGATGCGGAACGCGAACTGATTGCCGCGTTTGTATCGAATCAGAACTGCACCGATTTTTGCATGAACAGCCATGCGGCCGCTTCACGCTATCTTTTTGGCGAACAGGCCCATCTCGTCGACCAGACGCTGCAAAACCCAGAAACGGCACCTATCTCGACCAAGCTTCGTGCCCTGCTCACTATTGCCGCACGTGTAACCGCCGATGCCCGCACGGTCACAGACGATGTGGTCACGGCTGCCCGCACACATGGCGCTACCGATGGCGATATTCATGATACGGTCCTGATTGCCGCTTCGTTTTCAATGTATAACCGCTACGTCGATGGGCTGGCTACGCTCACTCCCAACGACCCGGCCGCCTACGAAGCTATGGGGGAACGCATGGGAACGCTGGGGTACGTCTTACCCAAACCAAACTAAACCAAACTGAATACCATGCCTCATATCGATTTTCTCCCCGGACTGCCGGGTATTCGCGGACCTATGGCGTTTAGCCCCGAGACGGCCCGCCCCCTCAACGACCTCGTTAACGTTCTGCTTCGCGCGAACGCAACCCATCCTGAATCAACACTTAGTGAAGGGGAACGGGAACTGATTGCCACGTACGTATCGGCCCGTAACGATTGTTTTTTCTGCCAGACCATTCATGGCGCGGTAGCCAGTCATCACCTGGGCGACGCAGACTGGTCGCTGGTGCAATCGGTGAAACAGGACTATGCCCAGGCGGCCATTTCGGCTAAGTTAAAAGCATTGCTGGCCATTGCCGGAAGCGTACAACAGGGCGGCAAACAGGTAACTTCTGAGCAGATTGAAAACGCCCGAACCGAAGGCGCTACCGACCGCGATATTCACGATACGGTGTTGATTGCGGCCGCGTTCTGCATGTTTAACCGCTACGTCGATGGTTTGGATACATGGGCTCCTGAAAGTCCGGACTTATACCGTTATCGGGCTCAGAAAGTAGCCGAGTATGGGTACACCCACGAGGATCATTACATGCCACCAAGCTGACCCTCCAGCCCTCATCAATAGAATGGATTGCCGATAGGCACCGTTGTTGCTCCGTGATGTCGGTTACTTATAACCGACTTGGGAGGTTTCTCAAAACCTCCCAAGTCAGGTTCTTAAACCTGACTTCACCGAACTAACAGATTGTACCCGAAAGTTTAAAAAGCCGCCCCTATTCAGTCAGGGGCGGCTTTTTAAACTTTCGGGTACAATCTGTTAGTTGATTGCAACAAGGCGAGTGGGCGCTTCTGGCTGTTTGGTCGATAGCGTTACCTGGTGTTTTGTCGTTTCAACACCGTTTGTAATTTCGACGACATACACGCCATCGGGCAGTTCACTCATATTCAGGCGGCTACGATAGATTTTTTCATTTTTGCCAAGATGCTGGCTGTAGTAAATCTTACCGTCAGTCCCTTTGAGCATAACATCAACCGGGCCTCCTTTTTCTTTATCGA
It encodes:
- a CDS encoding carboxymuconolactone decarboxylase family protein gives rise to the protein MAHIQLNNDAPGIRSLVMYRPDTGKPLYELAQALLRAGSPDSTLSDAERELIAAFVSNQNCTDFCMNSHAAASRYLFGEQAHLVDQTLQNPETAPISTKLRALLTIAARVTADARTVTDDVVTAARTHGATDGDIHDTVLIAASFSMYNRYVDGLATLTPNDPAAYEAMGERMGTLGYVLPKPN
- a CDS encoding carboxymuconolactone decarboxylase family protein; amino-acid sequence: MPHIDFLPGLPGIRGPMAFSPETARPLNDLVNVLLRANATHPESTLSEGERELIATYVSARNDCFFCQTIHGAVASHHLGDADWSLVQSVKQDYAQAAISAKLKALLAIAGSVQQGGKQVTSEQIENARTEGATDRDIHDTVLIAAAFCMFNRYVDGLDTWAPESPDLYRYRAQKVAEYGYTHEDHYMPPS